A single Acropora palmata chromosome 5, jaAcrPala1.3, whole genome shotgun sequence DNA region contains:
- the LOC141881963 gene encoding uncharacterized protein LOC141881963, whose product MPNQFQKDCLNAHNNYRAQHGAPPLKWSSKLASDAEKWAKELVKLNRLQHHTGDDGENLAFASGYEMSGQRAVDMWYEEIKDYSFRNPGFSSGTGHFTQVIWIDSVEMGVAKATNAKGTQFVVARYNPPGNVLGSFPENVKPKGSKVSERTQKPYGKRPGGKTVTVTTPLTGEASNKPQTTREFNNELLKTHNTIRSQHSAAPLKWSSKLAAEAQRWAEDLASRNCIQPSGSNDYGENIAYMSGGQLTGKKVTDMWYEEHDKYSYGNPGFSKTTGHFTQIVWQSSKEMGAGKALSSTGAQFVVARYQPPGNVRGQFPENVKPSSNAGGEKSCCVIL is encoded by the exons ATGCCAAATCAGTTTCAGAAGGATTGCTTAAATGCACATAACAATTATCGAGCTCAACACGGCGCTCCTCCATTGAAATGGTCATCCAAACTCGCATCAGATGCTGAGAAATGGGCGAAGGAACTTGTGAAGCTAAATCGCCTTCAACATCACACTGGGGATGATGGGGAAAATCTGGCTTTTGCTTCAG GTTATGAAATGTCAGGACAGAGGGCCGTTGATATGTGGTATGAAGAAATCAAAGATTATAGTTTCAGGAATCCGGGTTTCTCATCAGGCACTGGCCATTTCACTCAAGTGATCTGGATAGATTCAGTGGAAATGGGCGTTGCCAAAGCCACAAATGCCAAAGGAACACAGTTCGTTGTCGCGCGTTATAATCCACCTGGAAATGTATTGGGTAGTTTCCCAGAAAATGTAAAACCAAAAGGATCCAAAGTATCCGAGCGGACTCAGAAACCTTACGGCAAAAGACCAGGCGGAAAGACTGTAACTGTTACAACTCCTCTCACTGGTGAAGCGAGCAACAAACCTC AAACCACCAGAGAATTCAATAACGAGCTTCTAAAGACACACAACACAATTCGCTCTCAACACAGCGCCGCTCCTTTGAAGTGGAGCTCCAAACTGGCAGCCGAGGCGCAAAGATGGGCAGAAGATTTAGCAAGCAGAAACTGTATTCAACCCAGCGGCTCCAATGATTACGGCGAAAACATCGCTTATATGTCAG GTGGTCAACTTACTGgaaaaaaagtgacagataTGTGGTATGAAGAACACGATAAGTACAGCTACGGGAACCCAGGCTTTTCCAAGACTACCGGTCACTTCACGCAGATTGTGTGGCAGAGTTCCAAGGAAATGGGTGCCGGGAAAGCTCTTAGTTCCACCGGGGCACAGTTTGTCGTTGCGCGATATCAACCCCCCGGAAATGTACGAGGGCAGTTCCCAGAAAACGTGAAACCTTCTAGTAATGCGGGAG GTGAAAAAAGTTGTTGTGTTATCTTGTGA